One window of the Candidatus Saccharibacteria bacterium genome contains the following:
- the secY gene encoding preprotein translocase subunit SecY, which yields MNRAVLTQLYKDKDLRRRVLVVIGILTVYSLLAHVPVPVPDAAQLQAFLLRLFQSNPLLGFANLFSGGAMSNFSIILMGLGPFINASIIMQLLGQVVPSLEALQKEGEAGRKKINYYTRLLTVPLAIIQSVAMIAFVRTLSTQATGVDVIGRPSPFQWVLMVASISAGSIFLMWLGEIVTEYGIGNGISILIFAGIVSQLPTTIAQQFSLAQADTARLFSMGIIAILAFAVIVFIVYINEGQRNIPISYARRSTTASAYTGVDTHLPLRVITAGVIPIIFALAFLSVPGFIGQLFSQAKTAWLAQFATGLSNWFKPGNLIYSISYFALVVGFTYFYTAIIFKPAEIAENLQKQGGFIPGIRPGTETAKYLKRIIGRITLAGALALGIVAILPFILQAFIKDSSALLSIGGTGLLIVVAVVIETLKQVEAKALMATYEKY from the coding sequence GTGAACCGTGCGGTTCTAACACAACTCTACAAAGACAAAGACCTGCGCCGAAGGGTGTTGGTGGTGATTGGCATACTGACAGTTTATAGCTTGCTGGCTCATGTGCCGGTACCAGTACCCGACGCTGCACAGCTACAGGCTTTCTTGTTGCGACTGTTTCAGTCTAACCCCCTGCTTGGGTTTGCCAACTTGTTCTCGGGGGGCGCCATGAGTAACTTTTCGATTATTTTGATGGGCTTGGGGCCGTTCATTAATGCCTCTATTATTATGCAGTTGCTTGGCCAGGTCGTGCCAAGCTTAGAGGCTCTGCAAAAAGAAGGCGAAGCTGGCCGAAAGAAGATCAACTACTACACCCGGTTGCTTACGGTGCCACTAGCCATAATCCAATCAGTTGCCATGATCGCCTTTGTACGCACGCTTTCGACCCAAGCAACCGGAGTCGACGTAATCGGCCGTCCATCACCTTTTCAGTGGGTTTTAATGGTAGCTAGTATTTCGGCTGGCAGCATATTTTTGATGTGGTTGGGTGAAATTGTAACCGAGTATGGCATTGGCAACGGCATTTCGATTCTAATTTTTGCCGGCATTGTATCGCAACTACCAACCACTATTGCCCAGCAGTTTAGCTTGGCTCAGGCCGATACCGCCAGGCTGTTTAGTATGGGTATAATCGCAATCTTGGCCTTTGCGGTTATAGTGTTTATTGTGTACATCAACGAGGGGCAGCGCAATATTCCAATTAGCTATGCCAGGCGCAGCACAACGGCTAGTGCGTATACTGGAGTTGATACTCACTTGCCCTTGCGAGTGATTACGGCTGGGGTTATTCCAATTATCTTTGCCTTGGCGTTTTTGTCGGTGCCGGGCTTTATAGGCCAGCTGTTTTCGCAGGCCAAAACCGCCTGGCTGGCACAGTTTGCAACCGGTCTATCTAACTGGTTTAAGCCAGGCAATTTAATTTATAGTATTAGCTACTTTGCCCTGGTGGTTGGCTTTACCTACTTTTACACCGCCATTATATTTAAGCCGGCCGAGATTGCCGAGAATCTGCAAAAGCAGGGCGGCTTTATCCCTGGCATTCGCCCAGGTACCGAAACGGCCAAATACTTAAAGCGCATTATCGGCCGTATTACTCTGGCTGGTGCTTTGGCGCTGGGCATAGTAGCCATTCTGCCATTCATACTCCAAGCCTTCATAAAAGACTCCTCGGCACTGTTGAGTATTGGTGGCACCGGGCTGTTAATTGTGGTGGCGGTGGTAATCGAAACCCTTAAACAGGTCGAAGCCAAAGCATTAATGGCGACCTACGAGAAGTACTAG
- a CDS encoding NIPSNAP family protein — MIYELRNYETFNHNKKAFHERFEQHAMRIMKNYGFKVVGCWDEEIGDMQNFTYILAWKDLNARQKAWEDFNLDEEWSRIMVETAKKHGQLVWKTHNKILKPTKYSPIQ; from the coding sequence ATGATCTACGAGCTACGTAATTACGAAACATTTAATCATAATAAAAAAGCTTTTCATGAGCGCTTTGAACAACACGCCATGCGGATTATGAAGAACTACGGGTTCAAAGTAGTTGGTTGTTGGGACGAAGAGATTGGCGATATGCAGAACTTTACCTACATTTTGGCCTGGAAGGATCTGAATGCTCGTCAAAAGGCCTGGGAAGACTTCAACTTAGACGAAGAGTGGTCCAGAATCATGGTAGAAACGGCCAAAAAACATGGCCAGCTGGTCTGGAAAACCCACAATAAGATCCTCAAGCCCACAAAATATTCGCCAATTCAGTAA
- a CDS encoding HAD-IA family hydrolase — protein sequence MKTILVDAIDGLILKNGTVFEGMHEMLDKYPNDKIVLTGANDEQFKEFNLDKSPYEVFTLKHNPEKTDSEYFKILLKKYNLTPDEVVFFEHNQDAVKSAESVGIKSYYYDPEKQDLKALKAFLDENL from the coding sequence ATGAAAACAATACTTGTTGATGCAATAGACGGCTTAATCCTAAAAAACGGCACAGTTTTTGAAGGAATGCATGAAATGCTGGATAAATACCCTAATGACAAGATTGTCCTGACGGGCGCCAATGACGAACAGTTTAAAGAATTTAATCTAGATAAGTCCCCGTACGAAGTGTTTACGCTCAAACATAATCCGGAGAAAACTGACTCTGAATACTTTAAGATTTTACTCAAAAAATACAACCTGACTCCAGATGAAGTTGTTTTCTTTGAACATAATCAAGATGCCGTCAAAAGTGCCGAATCTGTTGGCATCAAGAGCTACTACTACGACCCTGAAAAGCAAGACCTGAAAGCGCTAAAAGCTTTCTTGGATGAAAATCTATAG
- the infA gene encoding translation initiation factor IF-1: MPNTKEVIEVEGTILEALPNANFKVELENGHEVLAHISGKMRMHYIKILPGDKVTLEMTPYDLTKGRITYRHK, encoded by the coding sequence ATGCCAAACACAAAGGAAGTAATCGAAGTCGAGGGGACTATTCTCGAAGCCCTGCCTAATGCAAATTTTAAGGTAGAGCTAGAGAATGGTCACGAAGTCTTGGCCCACATTTCGGGCAAGATGCGTATGCATTACATCAAGATTCTACCTGGCGATAAGGTAACTCTGGAGATGACTCCATACGACCTTACCAAAGGCCGCATTACTTACCGGCATAAGTAA
- the rpmJ gene encoding 50S ribosomal protein L36 — MKVRAGVKKMCSKCKIVRRRKRVAVICENPKHKQRQG; from the coding sequence ATGAAGGTACGCGCTGGCGTAAAAAAAATGTGCAGCAAGTGTAAAATCGTGCGCCGTCGCAAGCGCGTGGCTGTTATTTGCGAAAACCCCAAACATAAGCAGCGACAAGGATAA
- the rpsM gene encoding 30S ribosomal protein S13: MARIAGTNIPNEKRVEVGLTYVLGIGLVTSQKILERAKISPDTRVKDLTENDLTRLRELIDKDYTVEADLARETSNNIKRLKEIKSYRGLRHMAKLPVRGQRTKTNARTKRGKRVTVGSGRIKAAAKT; encoded by the coding sequence ATGGCCCGTATTGCAGGCACCAACATTCCAAATGAAAAGCGCGTCGAGGTCGGCCTGACCTATGTTTTGGGTATTGGCCTGGTTACCAGCCAAAAGATTCTAGAGCGCGCCAAGATCAGTCCAGACACTCGCGTTAAAGATCTAACCGAAAACGACTTAACCCGATTGCGTGAACTGATAGACAAAGACTATACGGTCGAGGCCGACCTGGCTCGTGAAACCAGCAACAACATAAAGCGGCTCAAAGAAATCAAATCTTATCGCGGCTTGCGCCACATGGCCAAGTTGCCAGTTCGTGGTCAGCGAACCAAAACCAACGCCCGCACCAAGCGTGGTAAGCGCGTAACTGTTGGTAGTGGCCGCATTAAAGCCGCCGCCAAGACTTAG
- the rpsK gene encoding 30S ribosomal protein S11, translating to MATTPTKTRRKKTKRNIGKGQVHVQSTFNNTIITITDDGGNVVAWASSGSAGFKGSRKSTPYAAQLAAEKVIGIAKDSGLNRADVIIKGIGGGREAAIRALQASGIAIASIKDITSVPHNGCRPRKPRRV from the coding sequence ATGGCAACAACACCAACCAAAACCAGACGCAAAAAGACCAAGCGCAATATTGGCAAAGGCCAAGTGCATGTGCAGTCAACTTTCAACAACACCATTATTACCATTACCGACGATGGCGGCAATGTGGTTGCCTGGGCTAGCTCTGGTTCGGCTGGGTTCAAGGGTAGCCGCAAGTCTACTCCCTATGCAGCCCAGCTAGCAGCCGAAAAAGTGATTGGCATAGCCAAAGATTCTGGACTCAACCGAGCCGACGTGATCATAAAAGGCATTGGTGGTGGTCGCGAAGCAGCTATTCGCGCCTTGCAGGCTAGCGGTATTGCGATTGCCAGCATTAAAGACATTACCAGTGTGCCCCACAACGGCTGCCGACCACGTAAGCCGAGGAGAGTTTAA
- the rpsD gene encoding 30S ribosomal protein S4, translating to MARNTSPIVKISRREGVALHPKAVKGLTRRNYPPGLHGQSRRQKPGDYALQLREKQKVKRLYGILERQFRRYVSEAERMEGVSGENLLQLLERRLDNVVYRLGLAPSRQAARQLVTHAHISLNGKKVDIPSIVVKPQDVIEVKASSKTKPYFQALGDNLLTVSQPSWLKFDAKGLSATVTGLPLREEVDTEIAEQLIIEFYSR from the coding sequence ATGGCTCGCAATACCTCGCCAATTGTTAAGATCTCTCGCCGCGAAGGCGTGGCTCTGCACCCCAAGGCTGTTAAAGGCCTAACTCGCCGTAATTATCCACCCGGATTGCACGGCCAGAGCCGACGCCAAAAACCTGGCGATTACGCCTTGCAGCTGCGTGAGAAACAAAAGGTTAAACGCCTTTACGGCATCCTAGAGCGCCAGTTCCGCCGCTATGTATCAGAAGCCGAGCGCATGGAAGGCGTGAGTGGTGAAAACCTACTACAACTACTGGAGCGCCGTCTCGACAATGTGGTTTACCGCTTGGGTCTGGCGCCGTCTCGCCAAGCTGCTCGTCAGCTGGTAACTCACGCTCACATTAGCTTGAATGGCAAAAAAGTCGACATTCCCTCGATCGTGGTTAAACCCCAGGACGTTATTGAGGTTAAGGCTAGCAGCAAGACCAAGCCCTACTTCCAGGCGCTCGGAGATAATCTGTTAACCGTTAGCCAGCCAAGTTGGCTCAAGTTTGATGCCAAGGGCTTAAGCGCCACCGTTACAGGGCTGCCATTGCGCGAAGAGGTCGACACCGAAATTGCCGAACAATTAATTATTGAATTTTACTCACGTTAG
- a CDS encoding DNA-directed RNA polymerase subunit alpha: protein MLYDINLPELKETKAEGHSATFSVEPLYPGYGMTLGNSIRRVLLSSLAGAAITAVKIEGVNHEFSTVEGVREDMIEMILNLKQVRFNYEGEEKLSLELKKTGKGVVKAGDIKPVGDLEIVNPDLEIAYIDSAKGKLEMELRVERGRGYAPVETRHGEKLEVGMIAIDAIYTPIKRVRYNVENTRVGQMTDLDRLILEVETDGTVSPKAAVNQAAEILVGHFQVLAGHDVVSVGSGGIVTAAEKQEADMAQIMIDEVNFSPRTTNALLNNDIKTIKELMELSPAELKELKGFGAKALDEVDAKLEELGLKGKE from the coding sequence GTGCTATACGACATCAACTTACCAGAACTAAAAGAAACCAAAGCCGAGGGCCACAGTGCTACCTTCTCGGTTGAGCCACTCTACCCAGGCTACGGTATGACACTTGGCAACTCTATACGTCGAGTGTTGCTTTCGAGTTTGGCTGGTGCGGCTATTACGGCGGTTAAGATCGAGGGCGTTAATCACGAGTTCTCGACTGTGGAGGGTGTGCGTGAGGACATGATCGAGATGATTTTAAATCTCAAGCAGGTTCGTTTTAACTACGAAGGCGAAGAAAAACTATCTCTAGAACTTAAAAAAACTGGTAAGGGTGTAGTTAAGGCTGGTGATATTAAGCCGGTTGGTGATCTTGAAATAGTCAATCCAGACCTCGAAATTGCCTACATAGATAGTGCTAAGGGTAAGCTCGAAATGGAACTGCGAGTCGAGCGCGGCCGCGGCTATGCGCCAGTCGAAACTCGTCATGGCGAAAAGCTCGAGGTTGGCATGATTGCTATCGATGCTATTTACACGCCAATTAAGCGTGTGCGCTACAATGTCGAAAACACTCGTGTTGGCCAAATGACTGATCTAGACCGCTTGATTCTAGAGGTTGAAACCGATGGCACGGTTTCACCAAAAGCCGCTGTAAACCAGGCTGCTGAAATATTGGTTGGCCACTTTCAGGTGCTAGCTGGTCACGACGTGGTCTCGGTTGGCTCAGGTGGAATTGTAACCGCTGCCGAGAAGCAAGAAGCCGACATGGCTCAGATTATGATCGACGAGGTGAACTTTAGCCCCCGTACTACCAATGCGCTACTAAATAACGACATTAAGACCATTAAAGAGCTAATGGAACTTAGCCCAGCCGAGCTTAAAGAGCTCAAAGGCTTTGGTGCCAAGGCGCTCGACGAAGTCGACGCCAAGCTTGAAGAGCTAGGGTTGAAAGGCAAAGAATAG
- the rplQ gene encoding 50S ribosomal protein L17 encodes MSAATKQRKLSRLAGPRRALVRGLLDSLILYERIETTEAKAKDLAPTFDRLVTKAKKQDLHNYRQILAEVINPVAAQKLNTDLVNGFQSRNSGYTRVIKTGARRGDGAQMAVIELVLDDGYTPKAEKKVEKKTEAPKAKKAKPEEATVVKKTTGKKKEASK; translated from the coding sequence ATGTCGGCTGCTACCAAACAACGTAAACTCTCCAGACTAGCTGGCCCCCGCCGAGCACTAGTGCGCGGCTTGCTGGATTCGCTTATATTATATGAGCGAATCGAGACCACCGAGGCCAAGGCCAAGGATCTGGCTCCAACTTTTGATCGTTTGGTAACCAAGGCCAAAAAGCAAGATCTGCACAACTATCGACAAATTTTAGCCGAAGTAATTAACCCGGTGGCTGCCCAAAAGCTTAATACCGATTTGGTAAATGGCTTTCAGAGTCGCAACAGTGGCTACACCCGTGTTATTAAGACTGGTGCCAGGCGTGGCGACGGGGCTCAAATGGCCGTAATTGAGTTGGTGCTAGATGATGGCTACACTCCAAAGGCCGAGAAGAAAGTGGAGAAGAAAACCGAAGCTCCAAAGGCTAAGAAAGCGAAGCCAGAAGAAGCCACAGTAGTTAAAAAGACCACTGGTAAGAAAAAAGAGGCTAGCAAATGA
- the rplM gene encoding 50S ribosomal protein L13, whose amino-acid sequence MKSLTQKTYHAKAADIKADWYVVNAEGQTLGRLATVVATKLIGKDKPTYSHHLVGGDVVVVINAAKVKVTGKKLTDKIYYSHSGYPGGIKEIALKDLLVKDPTAVIRHAVAGMLPKNKLQALMLKNLKIYAGPEHNNAAQQPKELQLDKKGAK is encoded by the coding sequence ATGAAGAGCTTAACCCAAAAAACTTATCATGCTAAGGCCGCCGACATTAAAGCTGACTGGTATGTGGTGAATGCCGAAGGCCAAACCCTGGGCCGACTGGCAACAGTTGTGGCTACTAAGCTAATCGGCAAAGATAAGCCTACCTACAGCCACCACCTAGTGGGTGGCGATGTAGTGGTGGTTATTAACGCTGCCAAGGTTAAGGTAACCGGCAAAAAGCTAACCGACAAGATTTATTACTCGCACAGCGGCTACCCTGGAGGCATTAAGGAAATCGCGTTGAAAGATTTATTGGTAAAAGATCCCACAGCTGTTATTCGCCACGCTGTTGCTGGTATGTTACCCAAGAATAAGCTACAAGCATTAATGCTCAAGAATCTAAAGATTTATGCTGGGCCAGAACATAACAACGCTGCTCAGCAACCCAAAGAGTTGCAGCTAGATAAGAAAGGAGCCAAATAA
- the rpsI gene encoding 30S ribosomal protein S9, with protein MAEATTATKKQHYYPGVGRRKQAIATVRLSNGKGVITVNEKPAEQYFGNQNLAARLIRPLELVGKTNAVDINLKTKGGGLQAQADACVLAISRALQEYSADFRPNLRKSGFLTRDSREKERKKYGLKKARKAPQFSKR; from the coding sequence ATGGCCGAAGCTACTACCGCTACCAAGAAGCAACATTATTACCCAGGCGTAGGTCGTCGTAAGCAAGCTATTGCCACCGTGCGGCTCAGCAACGGCAAAGGTGTGATTACGGTTAACGAAAAGCCGGCCGAACAATACTTTGGTAATCAGAACTTAGCTGCTCGTTTGATCCGCCCGCTCGAACTAGTAGGCAAAACAAATGCAGTTGATATTAACTTGAAGACCAAAGGCGGTGGTTTGCAAGCTCAGGCCGATGCCTGTGTGTTAGCCATCTCACGAGCCCTGCAAGAATACAGTGCAGACTTTCGCCCTAACTTGCGCAAGAGTGGCTTTTTAACCCGTGACAGCCGAGAAAAAGAACGTAAAAAATACGGGCTCAAGAAGGCCCGCAAGGCTCCACAATTTAGTAAGCGTTAG
- a CDS encoding NAD-binding protein, producing MVDAKLIRKLIFFSVLIIATGATVLSLTEQISFVEGLYRSVYLVLAHHDNFYTKGLIPRLTVVGLIVSSLVIIGYLIKILADYMINLGDGLKRNKVKAQLLHTKEHFIICGLGRVGSQVARELADEHLPFVAIDRDEDKVKEAIKCGYTAFVGDSTKEEVLAKAKIDKAKGLVAALGEDYHNLFVTLAARQINPGLFIVARVNNEANKERMLQAGADKVAQPSQIGGFHMAAMVLRPNVVDFLEVLSTNKNSELQVEELVVPRHSKVIGDRLSTLANHNTGATVLAINNADGGSRVNPSGKEMIYAGDKLIVMGTRTQLDALSTHV from the coding sequence ATGGTAGACGCCAAGCTAATTCGTAAGCTAATATTCTTTTCGGTTCTAATTATAGCGACCGGAGCGACAGTCTTGTCGTTAACCGAACAGATAAGCTTTGTTGAAGGGCTGTACCGAAGCGTGTACTTGGTGCTGGCTCACCACGACAATTTCTATACCAAGGGCTTAATACCTAGGCTAACAGTAGTGGGGTTAATCGTCTCCAGCTTGGTGATCATAGGCTATTTGATAAAAATTCTGGCAGATTATATGATTAACCTAGGCGATGGCCTAAAAAGGAACAAAGTGAAAGCACAACTACTACACACCAAAGAACACTTTATTATTTGCGGTTTAGGCCGGGTGGGCAGCCAGGTGGCGCGCGAGCTGGCCGACGAACATTTGCCGTTTGTGGCTATCGATCGCGACGAAGACAAGGTAAAAGAGGCCATTAAGTGCGGCTACACAGCCTTTGTGGGCGACAGCACCAAAGAAGAAGTCTTGGCCAAAGCCAAGATCGACAAGGCCAAAGGCTTGGTAGCAGCTCTGGGCGAAGATTATCATAATCTTTTTGTAACCTTAGCCGCGCGCCAGATTAACCCGGGGTTGTTTATTGTGGCTAGGGTTAATAACGAGGCCAACAAAGAGCGCATGTTGCAGGCCGGTGCCGATAAGGTGGCTCAGCCCAGCCAAATTGGTGGCTTTCATATGGCGGCCATGGTATTACGACCCAATGTTGTCGATTTTTTGGAGGTGCTAAGTACCAACAAGAACTCCGAACTTCAGGTCGAAGAACTGGTGGTGCCCAGGCACTCCAAGGTGATTGGCGACCGCTTAAGCACACTGGCTAACCATAATACCGGCGCGACGGTGTTGGCTATTAACAATGCCGATGGCGGTAGCCGGGTAAATCCATCGGGCAAAGAAATGATTTATGCTGGCGATAAACTGATTGTAATGGGTACTCGCACCCAACTCGATGCTTTAAGCACCCACGTTTAA
- a CDS encoding RNA pseudouridine synthase, with translation MKNRVQSGGGQGDVEVIFRNNDVIVVNKPAGLLTHPTSEKPNEPSVAGIFKSEVEDADELRPGIVHRLDKDTSGVMILARNPKTKEFLQAQFKDRAVRKQYLSLVWGRMPHARARLELPIARSLQKGNTMRVSHAGKMAVSEYAVEREFSDFDLLQIELMTGRTHQIRVQLAHLCHPVVGDTQYGRKPMPEGLSRQFLHSYILELQVALGVKKSFEAPLSHDLQEFLNGLDQQ, from the coding sequence ATGAAGAATCGTGTCCAAAGCGGGGGAGGGCAAGGCGATGTTGAAGTTATTTTTCGAAATAACGATGTAATTGTAGTTAACAAGCCGGCTGGGCTGTTGACCCACCCAACAAGCGAGAAACCAAATGAGCCATCGGTAGCTGGCATTTTTAAATCAGAAGTTGAAGATGCCGATGAACTGCGGCCGGGCATTGTGCACCGGCTCGACAAAGATACCTCGGGTGTAATGATTTTGGCACGTAACCCAAAAACCAAAGAATTTTTGCAGGCTCAATTTAAAGACCGCGCAGTTCGCAAACAGTATTTGAGCCTGGTGTGGGGGCGTATGCCGCACGCACGAGCTCGACTAGAGTTGCCGATTGCTCGTAGTTTGCAAAAAGGCAATACCATGCGTGTGAGTCACGCGGGCAAGATGGCGGTTTCGGAGTATGCTGTTGAACGAGAGTTTAGTGACTTTGACTTGCTCCAAATTGAGCTGATGACTGGCCGAACCCACCAGATTCGTGTACAATTAGCCCACTTATGCCATCCGGTGGTGGGCGATACTCAATATGGCCGCAAGCCAATGCCAGAGGGCTTAAGTAGACAGTTTCTGCATTCCTACATTCTGGAGTTACAAGTTGCACTAGGAGTAAAAAAGAGTTTCGAGGCACCACTGAGCCACGATTTACAAGAATTTTTGAACGGCTTAGACCAGCAATGA
- a CDS encoding tetratricopeptide repeat protein: MIFEVVLMLAVVVLSYVAVVYRRNWLAAVFVNTTSTTAPSTDTKLEDLLEIADRYYAEHNYLAAEKAYLKVLKLDHKNSLAYSRLGFVYSNLGNINDAIECFQIVADNYPNAASYHNLSMMYFKNREFEKSAAALEKSIGIEATASRLIALARIYRVMNKYEAQIETLQKALDLEPENISIMQLLAEAYLHAKDDKQAKLMFRKILKLEPNNMRARAAIEPPRRLKKVR; encoded by the coding sequence ATGATTTTTGAGGTGGTTTTGATGTTGGCTGTAGTGGTGTTGAGCTATGTCGCGGTAGTATACCGACGCAATTGGCTGGCGGCCGTGTTTGTAAATACTACCAGTACAACTGCGCCAAGTACCGACACCAAGCTCGAGGATTTGCTAGAGATTGCGGATCGCTACTACGCTGAGCACAACTACCTAGCGGCCGAAAAAGCCTATTTAAAGGTGCTCAAGCTCGACCACAAAAATAGTTTGGCTTATAGTCGGCTGGGCTTTGTTTATTCCAACTTGGGCAACATTAACGATGCCATTGAGTGTTTTCAGATTGTAGCCGATAACTACCCAAATGCTGCCAGCTACCACAACCTGAGCATGATGTATTTTAAAAACCGCGAGTTCGAAAAATCAGCCGCTGCGCTAGAAAAATCTATTGGCATAGAGGCAACTGCCAGCCGTCTGATAGCCCTGGCTAGAATCTACAGGGTTATGAACAAATATGAGGCTCAGATAGAAACATTGCAAAAAGCTCTCGATCTGGAGCCAGAAAACATCTCAATTATGCAACTGCTGGCCGAAGCCTACCTGCACGCCAAAGACGACAAGCAGGCCAAGCTTATGTTTCGTAAGATTCTTAAACTTGAGCCCAATAATATGCGAGCCCGGGCAGCCATAGAGCCACCCCGCCGATTGAAAAAAGTCCGCTAA
- a CDS encoding PspC domain-containing protein yields the protein MPKKKEAQLELSKSDKKATGLSGGIAEYYQLSPVWVRIVAVIFIVLTGIIPGLIIYFLISAAIKQGESAEGGGKKT from the coding sequence ATGCCCAAGAAAAAAGAAGCTCAATTAGAACTTTCTAAATCCGACAAAAAGGCCACCGGTCTTTCTGGCGGCATTGCCGAGTATTATCAGCTCAGTCCGGTTTGGGTACGGATTGTGGCGGTGATTTTTATTGTACTCACTGGTATTATTCCAGGACTTATTATTTACTTTTTGATTTCAGCAGCTATTAAGCAGGGCGAGTCCGCCGAAGGCGGAGGCAAAAAGACTTAG
- the rpmG gene encoding 50S ribosomal protein L33 — translation MKKPRAKVTLECSVCGSRNYRTSKNSLNTTQRLELKKVCKKCGKTTLHKESK, via the coding sequence ATGAAGAAGCCTCGTGCTAAAGTTACCTTAGAATGCTCGGTCTGTGGCAGCCGCAACTACCGCACCAGCAAGAACTCTCTAAATACTACCCAGCGGCTAGAGCTCAAAAAAGTTTGCAAAAAGTGTGGTAAAACAACCCTGCACAAAGAGAGTAAGTAA
- a CDS encoding recombinase family protein — translation MKKKAFLIARVSDKEQRKALPAQKLKLVKYAEEQDFDYELIKFDESAYKSDRRKFATFIKNKIESYPDNCIVVFDKIDRFSRDSSQEEVRLFNELRLKNKIEMHFPSDNLVVTKESPATDLFRLGIGLALAKYYSDSISDNVKRRLEQLVKEEKQWPGKAPIGYTNKRLSEKETTIVPDPERAKYIVKAFELRTQGMAVDAITKILRKEGLQNNTSLSRPISRSHVGKILQNPFYYGVLHPTNMTNV, via the coding sequence ATGAAAAAGAAAGCTTTCCTAATAGCCCGTGTATCAGATAAAGAACAACGCAAGGCATTGCCTGCACAAAAACTAAAATTAGTTAAATATGCTGAAGAACAAGACTTTGATTATGAACTAATCAAGTTTGATGAGTCTGCATATAAATCAGACAGACGAAAATTCGCCACGTTCATAAAAAATAAAATTGAATCCTATCCCGATAACTGCATTGTTGTCTTTGATAAAATTGACCGTTTTAGTCGAGATTCAAGCCAAGAAGAAGTTCGGTTATTTAATGAGCTTCGGCTAAAAAACAAGATTGAGATGCATTTCCCATCTGATAATCTTGTTGTTACAAAAGAGTCACCAGCGACAGACTTATTTCGGCTAGGAATTGGACTGGCACTGGCTAAATACTATTCTGATTCGATAAGTGACAATGTCAAACGTCGTCTAGAACAGCTAGTAAAAGAAGAAAAACAATGGCCAGGCAAAGCACCTATTGGCTACACGAATAAACGTCTATCCGAAAAAGAAACTACTATTGTCCCAGACCCAGAACGGGCCAAGTATATTGTAAAAGCATTTGAGCTTCGCACTCAAGGCATGGCAGTTGATGCTATTACTAAAATACTCCGAAAAGAAGGCTTACAGAACAACACAAGCCTATCTCGGCCAATATCTCGCAGTCACGTAGGTAAGATACTACAAAACCCGTTCTACTATGGCGTATTACACCCGACGAATATGACAAACGTGTAA
- a CDS encoding septation protein SpoVG family protein, whose amino-acid sequence MSDVTEVQILPIKPTNGLVAFASIVIDGSMYLGSIAVYVRPDGSFRITYPTKKVGLRELQVFHPINRLTGQLIENAIIEKCNEVFKGSDNDRHSETGYQDER is encoded by the coding sequence ATGTCTGATGTCACAGAAGTACAAATCTTACCAATTAAACCTACAAATGGCTTGGTAGCTTTTGCATCAATTGTGATTGATGGTTCGATGTACCTCGGCTCAATAGCGGTCTATGTAAGGCCAGATGGTTCATTTAGGATAACTTACCCCACAAAAAAGGTTGGATTGCGTGAACTACAAGTTTTTCACCCAATAAATCGCTTAACGGGCCAACTTATTGAGAACGCCATTATCGAAAAATGTAATGAAGTTTTTAAAGGAAGTGACAATGATAGACACAGTGAAACTGGTTATCAAGATGAAAGATAG
- a CDS encoding helix-turn-helix domain-containing protein, whose translation MTELLTIGEAAKLLKVHPNTLRNWDKQGILKPARIGTKKLRRYKREDILKLLDNDNNA comes from the coding sequence ATGACTGAACTACTTACCATAGGCGAAGCAGCAAAACTACTCAAGGTTCATCCCAATACTCTACGCAATTGGGATAAGCAAGGCATTCTAAAGCCTGCTCGAATTGGCACAAAGAAGCTACGGCGTTATAAACGAGAAGATATTCTGAAATTACTTGATAATGACAATAATGCCTAG